A single Oncorhynchus tshawytscha isolate Ot180627B linkage group LG01, Otsh_v2.0, whole genome shotgun sequence DNA region contains:
- the opn3 gene encoding opsin-3: protein MFGSEVIQAINPANLASTEKNTEEYIFAVGTYKLLAFAIGTIGVFGFCNNIIVIVLYYRFKRLRTPTNLLIVNISISDVLVSVIGINFTFVSCIKGGWVWNSATCIWDGFSNSLFGIVSIMSLSALAYERYIRVVHAKVVDFPWAWRCITYIWLYSLVWTGAPLLGWNRYTLEIHQLGCSLDWTSKDPNDSSFVLFFLLACFFVPVGIMIYCYGNILYTVQMLRSIQDLQTVQIIKILRYEKKVAVMFLLMISCFLVCWTPYAVVSMIEAFGRKSMVTPAVAIIPSFFAKSSTAYNPLIYISMSRKFRRCLLQLLCSRLSWIQHSVKDRPLARSIERPIRPIFMSHRGDGERPKKRVTFSSSSIIFIIANNDIHHLDTTSKSGRMLSEVIQVRPL, encoded by the exons ATGTTTGGGAGCGAAGTTATTCAAGCAATAAATCCTGCGAATTTAGCTAGCACTGAAAAAAATACAGAAGAATATATATTTGCGGTTGGTACTTACAAACTCCTTGCTTTTGCCATCGGAACAATCGGAGTCTTCGGATTTTGCAACAATATTATTGTCATCGTGCTGTACTACAGATTCAAGAGACTCCGGACGCCCACAAATTTGTTAATAGTAAACATTAGTATAAGTGACGTGTTGGTGTCTGTCATTGGAATTAACTTTACGTTTGTTTCGTGCATCAAAGGCGGATGGGTCTGGAACTCGGCAACATGCATTTGGGACGGATTCAGCAACAGTTTATTTG GCATCGTGTCCATCATGAGTCTCTCTGCCCTGGCCTATGAGCGCTACATCCGGGTGGTCCATGCTAAGGTGGTGGACTTCCCCTGGGCCTGGAGGTGCATCACTTACATCTGGCTCTACTCCCTGGTCTGGACAGGGGCTCCTCTCCTGGGGTGGAACCGCTACACTCTGGAGATCCACCAGTTAGGCTGCTCTCTGGACTGGACTTCCAAGGACCCGAACGATTCCTCCTTCGTCCTCTTCTTTCTCCTGGCCTGCTTCTTCGTACCAGTGGGCATTATGATCTACTGCTACGGGAACATTCTTTACACAGTGCAAATG CTCCGCTCCATCCAGGACCTTCAGACAGTGCAGATTATTAAGATCCTGCGCTACGAGAAAAAAGTGGCCGTCATGTTCCTCTTGATGATCTCCTGTTTCCTGGTGTGCTGGACGCCCTACGCCGTGGTGTCCATGATAGAAGCCTTTGGCAGGAAGAGCATGGTCACCCCTGCCGTCGCCATCATCCCCTCCTTCTTCGCCAAGTCCAGCACGGCCTATAACCCTCTCATCTACATCTCCATGAGCAGAAAG TTCCGGCGCTGCTTGCTGCAGCTGTTGTGCTCCCGGCTCTCGTGGATTCAGCACAGCGTCAAGGACCGCCCCCTGGCCCGGAGCATCGAGCGGCCCATCCGCCCAATCTTCATGTCCCACCGAGGGGATGGGGAACGACCAAAGAAGAGGGTGACCTTCAGctcctcctccatcatcttcatcatcgcCAACAACGACATTCACCACCTAGACACCACCTCCAAGAGCGGCCGTATGTTGTCAGAGGTCATCCAGGTGCGGCCGCTGTga